In Gossypium raimondii isolate GPD5lz chromosome 12, ASM2569854v1, whole genome shotgun sequence, a single window of DNA contains:
- the LOC105762412 gene encoding cyclin-U2-1: MATSSSSSSSSIAISPRKLRSDLYSYSYKNDGNNPLVITVLASLIERTMVRNERIDAKNCGRRTLRQRDFRSKVFDCREAPDMTVQCYLERIFRYTKAGPSVYVVAYVYIERFCEANPGFRITARNVHRLLITTMMVASKYVEDMNYRNSYFARVGGLTTKELNKLEVELLFLMGFKLHVNVSVFESYCSHLEREVSIGGGYHIERTIRCAEEIKSRQSEAQRIYNQITRILL; encoded by the exons ATGGCtacttcatcatcatcatcctcatcTTCCATTGCAATCTCCCCAAGAAAGCTTCGATCCGATCTCTATTCTTATTCCTATAAGAACGATGGGAATAACCCATTGGTGATCACTGTTCTTGCTTCTCTTATTGAGAGAACAATGGTTAGAAACGAAAGGATTGATGCCAAGAACTGTGGACGACGGACGTTGAGACAAAGAGATTTTAGGAGCAAAGTTTTCGATTGCCGTGAAGCACCGGACATGACGGTTCAATGCTACCTAGAGAGAATTTTCCGGTATACCAAGGCCGGACCGTCGGTTTATGTTGTGGCATATGTATATATCGAACGGTTTTGTGAGGCAAATCCTGGGTTTCGGATTACTGCTCGGAATGTGCATAGGCTTCTCATTACGACCATGATGGTGGCTTCTAAGTATGTTGAAGACAT GAATTATAGGAATTCATACTTTGCACGAGTGGGTGGATTGACAACAAAAGAATTGAACAAATTGGAGGttgaattattgtttttgatgGGTTTCAAGTTGCATGTAAATGTGAGTGTGTTTGAGAGTTATTGTAGTCACTTGGAGAGGGAAGTGAGCATTGGAGGAGGATACCACATTGAAAGGACCATAAGATGTGCTGAGGAAATCAAATCAAGACAAAGTGAAGCCCAAAGGATATACAATCAAATTACTCGCATTTTGTTATAA